A window from Myxococcus fulvus encodes these proteins:
- a CDS encoding tetratricopeptide repeat protein translates to MRRSLLVCLVLLATASAAQEKKAPRDADLGRKSATAVDKSLAGDITREKKKEEVAPALQYDQFRLGVEFQVASKRREQIASLKKIISLSPDPKEVPSLLFRLGEFYWEESKFYFFEANRKDDDLLKAMNANDAAGQQRAKAEKAELVVKQKEYGKLAVEQYTKIVQEHPKFERTDEVLFFLGQYLMEEGQDRKALVAFKRLVEKHPTSKFIPDAYLAFGEYYFNNSKGKRPELEKALVAYKKAAEFPESQVYAFALYKQGWCHYNLGDYEAAKDKFKTVVLYGELAGANAVEKDGGKSGRGSLVREARTDYVRAYAHQGDVAQARADFGKVASNPDDRFTMMKQLANMYYGDGKDREAALTFNSLIKEKPLSPEAPGFQGKIVDCILRMGNKERTVAQVRRLVKIMKEVEGSGVIKEDKDKKLLAEAKELSERTLSNLAVTWHNEGKKTRNEDTFRYADAVYSDYLTLFPDNPKAYDLRFFWAELLNDNLQNYEKSAANYTLVVLQDAKVLEAKDDKGKPKPGKPGKWLQNAAYNAVLAYDEVVKTAESRGEAKSEGVSSDITKKATIPTLKKALLDACERYLKYVPKGDKRVEIAFKAANIYYRHNHFDEAVLRFSEIALGYPEYKFEDGSRAAEISANLILDSYNLLQDFAKVNEWARRFYANDKLATGKFRDDLAKLIEQSSFKLVSQLEEKKEFAKAAEAYLNFVHDFPQTEIADLALYNASVDYYKAKMLDKTIEVRARLFAQYPRSKYVPDSIYANAEALEAIGDFEQAATTYELYVKGYERSVGEKGGGSAKARGKSAKNARKGASDDKPAVVQKWDESKAQVALFNASTYREGLGQTKAALKNRERYLELWPKAKDADDIRLSIIDLTGKSGAAMKAIKMLEEYERDNMRSASKFLTAEGRIIDLYKKMNKTRDVVRMYKRVGEHFDQLPRRVQTTLEKPALATAAQAHFLGVEPDWAEYKRLKLYWGAPPSPDRFRASIQDKSRALQVVEKKYVQTVSLGAPEPSLCALNRIGLAYDHFADRVTNAPMPRGLDEESQQALRDEFSNQAQPLKDKATEAFAATVAKSRELDVFNDCAAEALKMLRTTYQPDRYPDMHEEKVALKSRSQLIGGDLLAGIQDVPPPAPTAVAEAQKKKETLQEDLTDLTAQLRSQTETQVDTKSTASTPDGTKPAKSGGADEEPEDFL, encoded by the coding sequence ATGCGCCGTTCGCTCCTCGTCTGCCTCGTGCTCCTGGCCACGGCCTCCGCCGCTCAGGAGAAGAAAGCGCCGCGTGACGCCGACCTCGGCAGGAAGTCCGCCACCGCGGTGGACAAGTCCCTTGCCGGAGACATCACGCGCGAGAAGAAGAAGGAAGAAGTCGCTCCCGCGCTCCAGTACGACCAGTTCCGCCTCGGCGTCGAGTTCCAGGTGGCTTCCAAGCGGCGCGAGCAGATCGCCTCGCTGAAGAAGATCATCTCGCTGTCGCCGGACCCGAAGGAGGTCCCCAGCCTGTTGTTCCGGTTGGGTGAGTTCTATTGGGAGGAATCGAAGTTCTACTTCTTCGAGGCCAACCGCAAGGACGACGACCTGCTCAAGGCGATGAACGCCAACGACGCCGCGGGCCAGCAGCGCGCCAAGGCGGAGAAGGCCGAGCTCGTCGTCAAGCAGAAGGAGTACGGCAAGCTCGCCGTCGAGCAGTACACGAAGATCGTCCAGGAGCACCCGAAGTTCGAGCGCACGGACGAGGTGCTCTTCTTCCTCGGTCAGTACCTGATGGAAGAGGGCCAGGACCGCAAGGCGCTCGTCGCCTTCAAGCGCCTGGTGGAGAAGCACCCGACGTCCAAGTTCATCCCCGACGCGTACCTGGCGTTCGGCGAGTACTACTTCAACAACTCCAAGGGCAAGCGCCCGGAGCTGGAGAAGGCGCTGGTGGCCTACAAGAAGGCCGCCGAGTTCCCCGAGAGCCAGGTGTACGCGTTCGCCCTCTACAAGCAGGGCTGGTGCCACTACAACCTGGGCGACTACGAGGCGGCGAAGGACAAGTTCAAGACGGTGGTGCTCTACGGTGAGCTGGCCGGCGCCAACGCGGTGGAGAAGGACGGCGGCAAGAGCGGCCGTGGCTCGCTGGTGCGCGAGGCCCGCACGGACTACGTGCGCGCGTACGCGCATCAGGGTGACGTGGCCCAGGCGCGCGCGGACTTCGGCAAGGTCGCGTCCAACCCGGACGACCGCTTCACGATGATGAAGCAGCTCGCCAACATGTACTACGGCGACGGCAAGGACCGCGAAGCGGCGCTGACCTTCAACTCCCTCATCAAGGAGAAGCCGCTGTCGCCCGAGGCGCCCGGCTTCCAGGGGAAGATCGTCGACTGCATCCTGCGCATGGGCAACAAGGAGCGCACCGTGGCCCAGGTGCGCCGGCTCGTGAAGATCATGAAGGAGGTCGAGGGCTCCGGCGTCATCAAGGAGGACAAGGACAAGAAGCTGCTCGCCGAGGCGAAGGAGCTCTCCGAGCGCACCCTGTCCAACCTGGCCGTCACCTGGCACAACGAGGGCAAGAAGACGCGCAACGAGGACACGTTCCGCTACGCGGACGCCGTGTACAGCGACTACCTCACGCTCTTCCCGGACAACCCCAAGGCGTATGACCTCCGCTTCTTCTGGGCGGAGTTGCTCAACGACAACCTGCAGAACTACGAGAAGTCCGCCGCCAACTACACGCTGGTCGTCCTGCAGGACGCCAAGGTGCTGGAGGCCAAGGACGACAAGGGCAAGCCCAAGCCGGGCAAGCCGGGCAAGTGGCTGCAGAACGCCGCCTACAACGCGGTGCTCGCCTACGACGAGGTCGTCAAGACGGCCGAGTCGCGCGGCGAGGCGAAGAGCGAGGGTGTGTCCTCGGACATCACCAAGAAGGCCACCATCCCCACGCTGAAGAAGGCGCTCTTGGACGCGTGCGAGCGCTACCTCAAGTACGTGCCCAAGGGCGACAAGCGGGTGGAGATCGCCTTCAAGGCGGCCAACATCTACTACCGCCACAACCACTTCGACGAGGCGGTGCTGCGCTTCAGCGAAATCGCGCTCGGCTACCCCGAGTACAAGTTCGAGGACGGCTCGCGCGCGGCGGAGATCAGCGCCAACCTCATCCTGGACTCGTACAACCTGCTGCAGGACTTCGCGAAGGTGAACGAGTGGGCGCGCCGCTTCTACGCCAACGACAAGCTGGCGACGGGCAAGTTCCGCGACGACCTGGCGAAGCTCATCGAGCAGTCGTCCTTCAAGCTGGTCAGCCAGTTGGAGGAGAAGAAGGAGTTCGCCAAGGCAGCCGAGGCGTACCTCAACTTCGTGCACGACTTCCCGCAGACGGAGATCGCCGACCTGGCGCTCTACAACGCGTCCGTCGACTACTACAAAGCCAAGATGCTGGATAAGACCATCGAGGTCCGCGCCCGGCTCTTCGCGCAGTACCCCCGTTCCAAGTACGTGCCGGACTCCATCTACGCGAACGCGGAGGCGCTGGAGGCCATCGGCGACTTCGAGCAGGCCGCCACCACGTACGAGCTGTACGTGAAGGGCTACGAGCGCAGCGTGGGGGAGAAGGGCGGCGGCAGCGCCAAGGCCCGCGGCAAGAGCGCGAAGAACGCCAGGAAGGGCGCCAGCGACGACAAGCCCGCGGTGGTGCAGAAGTGGGACGAGTCCAAGGCGCAGGTGGCGCTGTTCAACGCGTCCACCTACCGCGAGGGCCTGGGCCAGACGAAGGCCGCGCTGAAGAACCGCGAGCGCTACCTGGAGCTGTGGCCGAAGGCGAAGGACGCGGACGACATCCGGCTGTCCATCATCGACCTGACCGGCAAGAGCGGCGCGGCGATGAAGGCCATCAAGATGTTGGAGGAGTACGAGCGCGACAACATGCGCTCGGCCAGCAAGTTCCTCACGGCCGAGGGTCGCATCATCGACCTGTACAAGAAGATGAACAAGACGCGCGACGTGGTGCGCATGTACAAGCGCGTGGGCGAGCACTTCGACCAGCTGCCGCGCCGCGTGCAGACCACGCTGGAGAAGCCCGCGCTGGCCACCGCCGCCCAGGCGCACTTCCTGGGCGTGGAGCCGGACTGGGCCGAGTACAAGCGGCTGAAGCTGTACTGGGGCGCGCCGCCGTCGCCGGACCGCTTCCGCGCCAGCATCCAGGACAAGAGCCGCGCGCTGCAGGTGGTGGAGAAGAAGTACGTGCAGACGGTGTCCCTGGGCGCGCCCGAGCCGTCGCTGTGCGCGCTCAACCGCATCGGCCTGGCGTACGACCACTTCGCCGACCGCGTCACCAACGCGCCCATGCCCCGCGGCCTGGACGAGGAGTCCCAGCAGGCGCTGCGCGACGAGTTCTCCAACCAGGCCCAGCCGCTCAAGGACAAGGCCACGGAGGCCTTCGCCGCCACGGTGGCCAAGAGCCGCGAGCTGGACGTGTTCAACGACTGCGCGGCCGAGGCGCTGAAGATGCTGCGCACGACCTACCAGCCGGACCGCTACCCGGACATGCACGAGGAGAAGGTCGCCCTGAAGAGCCGCAGCCAGCTCATCGGGGGTGACTTGCTCGCGGGCATCCAGGACGTGCCGCCCCCGGCGCCCACCGCGGTGGCCGAGGCCCAGAAGAAGAAGGAGACGCTGCAGGAGGACCTCACGGACCTCACCGCGCAGCTGCGCTCGCAGACCGAGACCCAGGTGGACACCAAGTCCACCGCCTCCACCCCGGACGGCACCAAGCCCGCCAAGTCGGGCGGCGCCGACGAGGAGCCGGAGGACTTCCTCTAA
- a CDS encoding ATP-dependent Clp protease ATP-binding subunit, which yields MLCQNCGTRPAAVQLKKRMEGQETTLQLCNHCASAMGVGLSGANGFGSLESLVEQLMGPRPRSRENLLTQLSEMAQQVLERAARMTLDSGYERMRIEHLLLSLLHSVPELREALKHLGAPVDEFETRLDAVMPRREPRKAAVVALSSGVKRVLQIARLQALQMGHSFIGPEHLLLGILMEAESFAAQFLSGVDVNELRKRLMASIGGPATPAPGGGARQGGGGLPPNLTRFTRDVSALARAGELDPVIGREKEISRVIRILSRKTKNNPVLIGEPGVGKTAIAEGLAQRIISGDVPEVLKDKRVLSLDLGSVLGGTKFRGEFEERFKGLMDEIRALKGQIILFIDEVHTVVGAGGAEGAVDASNLLKPALARGELQCLGATTLDEYRKNIEKDAALERRFQPVMVAEPTPEQAIEILRGLRDAYEAHHRVKILDTSLTASVELSDKYVNDRFLPDKAIDLLDEASAMVRLGARTAPDRLGEVEAVLEQKEKDKSAAVAGERYEEASRLKGDIETLRTELEGLRTQWQLKRGVTEPSVTPEDIATVVSEWTGIPARKLQQEESQRLLEMEDALKQRVVGQEDALRAIAEAVRRARAGLKDPNRPIGSFLFLGPTGVGKTETARALADYLFNDEAAMIRLDMSEFQERHTVSRLIGAPPGYVGYEEAGRLTEAVRRRPYSVLLFDEVEKAHPDVFNLLLQILDDGRLTDSRGRTVDFKNAVIIMTSNLGSEAMGAARAALGFQRSEDEEKTGRERASEAVMNALRGHFRPEFINRIDDIIVFHPLNPAQLRRIVDTMLEATRRKLHGQNLRLELTDTARDALAERGFEPRYGARPLRRVIQRELETEISRMLLRGTVSEGQRILVDFQDGHFVFSADAGVSVTPEPTPTPS from the coding sequence ATGCTGTGTCAGAACTGTGGAACGCGCCCAGCCGCGGTCCAGCTCAAGAAGCGGATGGAGGGACAGGAGACGACCCTCCAGCTCTGCAACCACTGCGCGAGCGCGATGGGCGTGGGGCTGAGCGGAGCGAACGGCTTCGGCAGCCTGGAGAGCCTCGTCGAGCAGTTGATGGGGCCGCGCCCGCGGAGCCGGGAGAACCTGCTCACTCAGCTGTCGGAGATGGCGCAGCAGGTGCTGGAGCGCGCGGCGCGGATGACGCTCGACTCGGGCTACGAGCGGATGCGCATCGAGCACCTGCTGTTGTCGTTGTTGCACTCGGTGCCGGAGCTGCGCGAGGCGCTCAAGCACCTGGGCGCGCCCGTGGACGAGTTCGAGACGCGACTGGACGCGGTGATGCCGCGCCGCGAGCCTCGCAAGGCGGCCGTCGTCGCGCTGTCCTCTGGCGTCAAGCGCGTGCTCCAGATTGCAAGGCTCCAGGCCCTGCAGATGGGGCACAGCTTCATCGGCCCGGAGCATCTCTTGCTGGGCATCCTGATGGAGGCGGAGAGCTTCGCCGCGCAGTTCCTATCGGGGGTCGACGTCAACGAGCTGCGCAAGCGCCTGATGGCCTCGATAGGGGGCCCGGCCACGCCCGCTCCCGGAGGCGGAGCCCGTCAGGGGGGCGGGGGCCTGCCGCCGAACCTCACGCGCTTCACGAGGGATGTGTCCGCGCTCGCGCGAGCCGGCGAGCTGGACCCGGTCATCGGCCGTGAAAAGGAGATCAGCCGCGTCATCCGCATCTTGAGCCGAAAGACGAAGAACAACCCGGTGCTCATCGGCGAGCCGGGCGTGGGCAAGACGGCCATCGCGGAGGGGCTCGCACAGCGAATCATCTCGGGCGACGTGCCGGAGGTGCTCAAGGACAAGCGCGTGTTGTCGCTGGACCTGGGCAGCGTGCTCGGAGGTACGAAGTTCCGGGGTGAGTTCGAGGAGCGCTTCAAGGGGTTGATGGACGAGATTCGCGCCCTCAAGGGGCAGATCATCCTCTTCATCGACGAGGTGCACACAGTGGTGGGCGCGGGCGGCGCGGAGGGCGCGGTGGACGCGTCCAACCTGCTCAAGCCGGCCCTGGCGCGGGGCGAGCTCCAGTGCCTGGGCGCCACGACGCTGGACGAGTACCGCAAGAACATCGAGAAGGACGCCGCGCTGGAGCGGCGCTTCCAGCCGGTCATGGTGGCGGAGCCCACGCCGGAGCAGGCCATCGAAATCCTGCGCGGGCTGCGTGACGCGTACGAGGCGCACCACCGGGTGAAGATTCTGGACACGTCGCTGACGGCGTCCGTCGAGCTGTCGGACAAGTACGTCAATGACCGCTTCCTGCCGGACAAGGCCATCGACCTGCTCGACGAGGCCTCCGCCATGGTGCGCCTGGGCGCGCGCACCGCGCCGGACCGCCTGGGCGAGGTGGAGGCGGTACTGGAGCAGAAGGAGAAGGACAAGAGCGCCGCGGTGGCGGGGGAGCGCTACGAGGAGGCCAGCCGGCTCAAGGGCGACATCGAGACCCTGCGCACCGAGCTGGAGGGACTGCGTACCCAGTGGCAATTGAAACGCGGTGTCACCGAACCCTCCGTGACGCCCGAGGACATCGCCACGGTGGTGAGCGAGTGGACGGGCATCCCCGCGCGCAAGCTGCAGCAGGAGGAGAGCCAGCGACTGCTGGAGATGGAGGACGCGCTGAAGCAGCGCGTGGTGGGGCAGGAGGACGCGCTCCGGGCCATCGCCGAGGCCGTACGCCGCGCACGTGCCGGACTGAAGGACCCGAACCGGCCCATCGGCTCGTTCCTGTTCCTGGGGCCCACGGGCGTGGGGAAGACGGAGACGGCGCGCGCGCTGGCCGACTACCTGTTCAACGACGAGGCCGCGATGATCCGTCTGGACATGTCCGAGTTCCAGGAGCGTCACACGGTGAGCCGCCTCATCGGCGCGCCGCCCGGGTACGTGGGCTACGAGGAGGCTGGACGGCTGACGGAGGCGGTGCGGCGCAGGCCCTACTCGGTGCTGCTGTTCGACGAGGTGGAGAAGGCCCACCCGGACGTGTTCAACCTGCTGCTGCAAATCCTGGATGACGGCCGGCTCACGGACTCACGCGGGCGCACGGTGGACTTCAAGAACGCGGTCATCATCATGACGTCCAACCTGGGCTCGGAGGCGATGGGGGCCGCGAGGGCGGCGCTGGGCTTCCAGCGCTCGGAGGACGAGGAGAAGACGGGCAGGGAGCGCGCCAGTGAGGCGGTGATGAACGCGCTGCGCGGCCACTTCCGTCCGGAGTTCATCAACCGCATCGACGACATCATCGTCTTCCATCCGCTCAACCCCGCGCAGTTGAGGCGCATCGTCGACACCATGCTGGAGGCCACCCGCCGCAAGCTTCACGGGCAGAACCTGCGCCTGGAGCTGACGGACACCGCGCGCGACGCGCTGGCGGAGCGGGGCTTCGAGCCACGCTATGGGGCAAGGCCGCTTCGCCGCGTCATCCAGCGCGAACTGGAGACGGAGATCAGCCGCATGTTGCTCCGAGGCACGGTGAGCGAGGGCCAGCGCATCCTCGTCGACTTCCAGGACGGGCACTTCGTCTTCAGCGCGGACGCCGGTGTCTCCGTCACGCCCGAGCCGACGCCGACCCCGTCATGA
- a CDS encoding LysM peptidoglycan-binding domain-containing protein, protein MALQNDYQDVLEVAKTVGAKVESREENGKLILKGSVDHAWDRDRIWDQIKAKHANWQQEIMVNLTVTNAEPYGFYTVKSGDTLGKLAKDIYGDAKLYPKIFEINKDQLTDPDKIKVGQKLKLPPKSIAQA, encoded by the coding sequence ATGGCCCTGCAGAACGACTATCAGGACGTGCTCGAGGTGGCGAAGACGGTTGGCGCGAAGGTCGAGTCCCGAGAGGAGAACGGGAAGCTCATCCTCAAGGGCTCGGTGGACCACGCGTGGGACCGCGACCGCATCTGGGATCAGATCAAGGCGAAGCACGCGAACTGGCAGCAGGAGATCATGGTCAACCTCACCGTGACGAACGCGGAGCCGTACGGCTTCTACACGGTGAAGTCCGGCGACACGCTGGGAAAGCTGGCCAAGGACATCTACGGGGACGCGAAGCTGTACCCGAAGATTTTCGAGATCAACAAGGACCAGCTCACGGACCCGGACAAGATCAAGGTGGGTCAGAAGCTCAAGCTCCCACCCAAGTCGATTGCGCAGGCCTGA
- a CDS encoding right-handed parallel beta-helix repeat-containing protein, translated as MSTLRSLCLIGAFSVGGLACTGNTESTSPSGAIPSPTRPTLPSTGNPQHPEPDPTPPVTEIPTPSPTTPTTPDTPSPEAPAEPQYSREWFVSPAGNDSAAGNESRPLRTISKAITLAGPGELIRVQAGTYAEKLVFDSSVKAGTASAPITLRGEGKAKIVPTSGGWYMALVQRPNWRIEGFEFDVRGQRQVAVTFAGDTQGSVLANNDLHHGTFGSGISTDAGARGVTIENNHIHHFAQGSTDSHGVVIAPTSKNITVRGNDIHDNSGDSVQCLGPEGFSNDAPAAGVLIEDNDMYDNRENAVDIKTCHDVTVRGNRMHGFTKSATSRGEAIVVHYSAKNITIEDNDISQSSLGVAIGGNRLNAPPTNVSIRRNRIFNLKTPEGSAIRIENGVDVRVLHNTVTGTNGFALVLGHGTGGDSTNVAVRNNIFDTKNAVHLGHSAPGLKMESNLYQPGANFATGKFFVPELSWVGTLFAAWKQQEGQDVTSSEALNALVDTDSLEPGPGAVDKGMDLGLPFCGAGPDVGAIESDCPSATQTATAELTE; from the coding sequence ATGTCCACGCTGCGCAGCCTGTGCCTCATCGGAGCTTTCTCCGTGGGAGGCCTCGCCTGTACCGGAAACACGGAGTCCACCTCCCCATCGGGCGCCATCCCCAGCCCCACCCGCCCTACCCTCCCGTCGACCGGCAATCCCCAGCATCCCGAGCCGGACCCCACGCCCCCCGTCACGGAGATTCCAACACCTTCTCCGACGACGCCCACCACTCCGGACACCCCCTCACCCGAGGCGCCCGCCGAGCCCCAGTACTCCCGCGAGTGGTTCGTGAGTCCGGCCGGCAACGACTCCGCGGCCGGCAACGAGTCGAGGCCGCTGCGCACCATCTCCAAGGCCATCACCCTGGCGGGTCCGGGCGAGCTCATCCGCGTCCAGGCGGGGACCTACGCGGAGAAGCTGGTGTTCGACTCCAGCGTGAAAGCGGGCACCGCGAGCGCGCCCATCACCCTGCGCGGTGAGGGCAAGGCGAAGATCGTCCCCACGTCGGGCGGTTGGTACATGGCGCTCGTGCAGCGGCCGAACTGGCGCATCGAGGGCTTCGAGTTCGACGTGCGCGGCCAGCGTCAGGTCGCGGTGACGTTCGCGGGTGACACGCAGGGCAGCGTGCTGGCGAACAACGACCTGCACCACGGCACCTTCGGCAGCGGCATCAGCACGGACGCCGGCGCGCGGGGCGTCACCATCGAGAACAACCACATCCACCACTTCGCCCAGGGGAGCACCGACTCCCACGGCGTCGTCATCGCGCCCACGTCGAAGAACATCACCGTGCGCGGCAATGACATCCACGACAACTCGGGTGACTCCGTGCAGTGCCTGGGGCCCGAGGGGTTCAGCAATGACGCGCCCGCCGCCGGGGTCCTCATCGAGGACAACGACATGTATGACAACCGCGAGAACGCGGTGGACATCAAGACGTGCCACGACGTCACGGTGCGCGGCAACCGGATGCACGGCTTCACCAAGTCCGCGACGTCGCGTGGCGAGGCGATCGTGGTGCACTACTCCGCGAAGAACATCACCATCGAGGACAACGACATCTCGCAGTCCTCGCTGGGCGTCGCCATCGGCGGCAACCGCTTGAATGCCCCGCCCACCAACGTGTCCATCCGCCGCAACCGCATCTTCAACCTGAAGACGCCCGAGGGCTCCGCCATCCGCATCGAGAATGGCGTGGACGTGCGCGTGCTGCACAACACCGTGACGGGGACGAACGGCTTCGCGCTGGTGCTCGGCCACGGCACGGGGGGCGACTCCACCAACGTCGCGGTGCGCAACAACATCTTCGATACGAAGAACGCGGTGCACCTGGGCCACAGCGCGCCGGGCTTGAAGATGGAGTCCAACCTCTACCAGCCGGGCGCCAACTTCGCGACGGGCAAGTTCTTCGTCCCCGAGCTGTCGTGGGTGGGGACGTTGTTCGCCGCATGGAAGCAGCAGGAGGGCCAGGACGTGACCTCCAGCGAAGCGCTCAACGCGCTGGTGGACACGGACTCGCTCGAGCCCGGGCCGGGCGCGGTGGACAAGGGCATGGACCTGGGCCTGCCCTTCTGCGGCGCGGGCCCGGACGTGGGCGCCATCGAGTCCGACTGCCCCAGCGCCACGCAGACGGCGACGGCGGAGCTCACCGAGTAA
- a CDS encoding ATP-binding protein, with the protein MAMREMGVGAKAGGDGCRMCSGRTYVIERQGDQAQARVCVCSENCSVCEGRGHVLVEREAVFSQKVGPKRYEVMEPCTCTRRRRRVSLYNEVRLPGVVAHASFDNYRAFNEAQDRGRGVAMHFGHQYVKGATSKGFILSGPVGTGKTHLLAATLGHLVIEVGVRARYVEISLLYATIRRGFQEGKSGGEIIGPLSEVEVLAIDELGKGRGSPFEMETLDELIARRYNAGRTTLFATNYSLEPEKKQRTNGPTGYRTTEDARAAVKDHELLRERVGERIYSRLCEMCTFVELPKDTPDRRRTRQEMDSLHNPPAGMRSAGR; encoded by the coding sequence ATGGCGATGCGCGAGATGGGTGTGGGAGCGAAGGCGGGCGGCGACGGCTGCCGGATGTGTTCCGGCCGGACGTACGTCATCGAACGGCAGGGAGACCAGGCCCAGGCGCGCGTGTGCGTGTGTTCGGAGAACTGCTCCGTCTGCGAGGGACGCGGCCATGTGCTCGTGGAGCGCGAGGCCGTGTTCAGCCAGAAGGTGGGCCCCAAGCGCTACGAGGTGATGGAGCCGTGCACGTGCACGCGGCGGCGGCGGCGCGTGTCGCTCTACAACGAGGTGCGGCTGCCCGGCGTGGTGGCGCATGCGTCGTTCGACAACTACCGGGCCTTCAACGAGGCGCAGGACCGGGGCCGCGGCGTGGCGATGCACTTCGGCCACCAGTACGTGAAGGGCGCCACGTCCAAGGGCTTCATCCTGAGCGGCCCGGTGGGCACGGGGAAGACGCACCTGCTCGCGGCCACGCTCGGCCACCTGGTCATCGAGGTGGGCGTGCGGGCGCGGTACGTGGAGATTTCGCTGCTCTACGCCACCATCCGGCGCGGCTTCCAGGAGGGCAAGAGCGGCGGGGAGATCATCGGGCCGCTGTCGGAGGTGGAGGTGCTGGCCATCGACGAGCTGGGCAAGGGGCGCGGCAGTCCCTTCGAGATGGAGACGCTCGATGAGCTCATCGCCCGCCGCTACAACGCGGGGCGCACCACGCTGTTCGCGACGAACTACTCGCTGGAGCCGGAGAAGAAGCAGCGCACCAACGGGCCCACGGGCTACCGGACCACGGAGGACGCACGCGCCGCGGTGAAGGACCATGAGCTGCTGCGGGAGCGCGTGGGCGAGCGCATCTACAGCCGCCTGTGCGAGATGTGCACCTTCGTGGAGCTGCCGAAGGACACGCCGGACCGTCGGCGCACGCGGCAGGAGATGGACTCGCTGCACAACCCGCCCGCGGGAATGCGCAGCGCGGGCCGGTGA
- the cutA gene encoding divalent-cation tolerance protein CutA, producing MTDAILVLVTAPSADKAAELARSLVEEQLAACGNILPGLRSIYRWEGKVQDDTEALILFKTRASLFEALRSRIIELHPYDVPEVLRFDIADGHAPYLAWILDSTRAPS from the coding sequence ATGACCGACGCCATCCTCGTCCTCGTTACCGCGCCCTCCGCCGACAAGGCCGCCGAGCTGGCGCGTAGCCTCGTGGAGGAGCAGCTCGCCGCGTGCGGCAACATCCTCCCCGGGCTGCGCTCCATCTATCGCTGGGAGGGCAAGGTGCAGGACGACACGGAGGCGCTCATCCTCTTCAAGACGCGCGCCTCGCTCTTCGAGGCCCTGCGCTCACGCATCATCGAGCTGCACCCCTACGACGTCCCGGAGGTGCTCCGCTTCGACATCGCCGATGGCCATGCGCCCTACCTGGCCTGGATTCTGGACAGCACCCGCGCGCCGTCATGA